The Deinococcus betulae DNA segment CGCCGGACCCTGCACCGCCGCCTGCTGGGGACCCTCATCCGTGACCTGACCCAGGCCAGCCACGCGGCCATTGTGGCCAGTGGCGTGGACAGCCCAGGGGCCGTGCGCGCGCATGCCACGCCGCTTATCACCTACAGTCCCCAGATGCGCGGGTGCCTGCGCGAAACAGGCGCTTACCTGCGCGAGAATCTGTACCGCCACTGGCGCGTGGAGATGCAGGTGGAGCAGGCCACCCGCACCCTGACCACCCTGTTTGAAGCCCTGATGGGCCGCCCCAGCATGCTGCCCCCCAGCTTCCGCGCCCGTGCAGAGCAGGGCCTGCCGCGCGCCGTCTGCGACTACCTGGCGGGCATGACCGACCGCTACGCGCTGGACGTTCACGCCAACCTGACCCCGCCGGTCGGCACGCCGGGGCTGTGGCTGCGCTAAAGAGGCGGGGGCGCAGGCGTTGACAGCCCCCGGCGGCCCTGGTACATTTATGCCCGCCTGCCCGGTAAGGGTGAGCGAACAACAAGGTGCGCGGGTGTAGCTCAGCTGGTTAGAGCGCACGCCTGATAAGCGTGAGGTCCCCAGTTCAAGTCTGGGCATCCGCACCAAAGAGCCCCGCCACGCGCGGGGTTTTTCGTTGCCTCTCTTCCTCTGACGGTTCAATTCTTGAGCCTTGCCGGCTGGACGACACTTACCCTCCTGGAGCTTCTGCGCGTAGCATCCAGCGCATGACCTTGCCCGTTTTGGCTGACCTGCGCTCGGATACTGTCACTACGCCTACGCCCGCTATGCGCGAGGCGATGGCCCAGGCCCCGGTGGGCGACGATGTCTACGGTGAAGACCCTACGGTGAATGCTCTACAGGCCGAGGTCGCGCGCTTGACTGGGCACGAGGCCGGTCTCTTTATGCCGTCGGGCACCATGACCAATCAGGTGGCTATCGCCCTGCACACCCGCCGGGGCGAGGAAGTCATCTGCGCCGAAGGCTCGCACATCTATGAGTGGGAACTGGGCATGATGGCCACCTTCAGCGGCGTGGTGCCGCGCTTTGTGCCCGCGCCGCTGGGGGTGCCGGCGCCAGAGGATGTGCGCGCGGCCGTGCGGCGTAGTGTTCACCAGTCACCCAGTGGCGTGATCGTGCTGGAAAACACCCACAACAAGGCCGGGGGCACCATCATCCCGCCAGAGGTGGTGCATCAGATTCGCGCAGTGGCCACCGAAGAGGGGTTGCCTTTCCATCTGGACGGCGCGCGCGTCTACAACGCAGCGGTGGCTTTGGGCGTAGAGCTGCACGAGATTACGGGCATGTTCGACACCGTCAGCGTGTGCCTCAGCAAAGGTTTGGGCGCCCCGGTGGGCAGCGTGCTGACCGGCTCGGCCGCCGCCATGAAACAGGCGCACCGCTATCGCAAGATGATGGGCGGCGGCATGCGGCAGGCGGGGGTGCTGGCCGCCGCCGCACTGGTGGCCCTGCGCGAAGGCCCGGCCCGGCTGGCCGAGGACCACCGCCGCGCCCGCGTGCTGGCCGAAGCCCTGGTGAATGCCGGATTTGAGGTGAACCTGGCAGCCGTGCAGACGAACATCGTGTACGCCACCGTGCCGGACGCGGCGGGCCGTGCAGCCGCCTGGGCCGAACGCGGTGTGCTGGCTAACGCCCTGGGGCCAGAGTCCGTGCGCTTCGTGTTGCACCACCAGATTGACGATGAAGCCCTGGACCGCGCGCTTGAGGTGCTGACGGCCTAGGCGGGCATTCGGGCCAAGGTAGAGGTCCCCGGAGGCCTCCTCATGGAGCAGGCTCCTCGTCCGACCAGATGAGGACCCAGGCTTGCGGGACGCCGAGGTTTTCGAGCGCTCCAAGGCGGTGGTTGCCGTCACGAACTGACAGAACGGTCCCGCGCCGCTGCACCATCAGGGGCGCGAGCCGGGCGCCTGCCTGAACGGCCTGGGCCAGTGCGGTCACCCGCGCCGACCACCGCTCGGCAGGCTCGGGATATTCCATCTCGGGTTCGAGTCCACAGGCCCGCTGAAGAGTCTGAGGAGGCACCCGCTGCGGCGCCTCCCAGCGGCGCGGGGCCAGTTGCAGACCATCGGCCAGCGCCACATTGCCGCCGGGCTGCCGCAGCCAAGTGTCCACCCACGCGCCGACCTCGTGCGGCTGAAGACGGGGCACCTCGAAGACTTCATGGGGCGGCATGGCGGGGACCAGTGTGGCGTCCAGGGTCAGAAAAAGTCCACCCCAGGCGTTGCCTCAGGATGGACCATTGCGCAAACTGGCGTCAGCCCAGGTCGGCCAGCACTTCGCCTAAGTCCTTTTTCACGCAGGTAAACATCGGCGTGTCTTGCAAGGTATACATGCTCGCTTCGGTGTAGCGCAGGCGGTGAACGAGGTCCACGAATTCCTGCGGGTGGTCGGAGTCAAAGCTCACCACGAATTCCTGGTCGTCAATGCCGTAGGAATAGCTGGTGTTGATCCGCACGCCCTTGAAGGGGCCGCTGGCGAAAATATGCTCGTCCATCATGCCCTGGCGGCTGTGCGGCGTCAGGTCGTACCAGGCGCGCGTCTTGACAAACGGGTAGATAAACAGGAATTTGCCCTGCCCCGGCAGAATTTCCAGGCCGTGTCCACTGCCTTCGACGCGGTTGACGTATTGGCTGCGCTTGTTCATGGACACGAAGTTGTAGGGCTGGGTCAGGTAGCCCATCAGGCGGGTGCGGTTGAGGCGGCCCTGGGCTTCCTGAAACTCGCGCACGTCAAAGGCGATGCGCCACAGCATGAAGTCCACGTCGCCGCGCACCCCCACCAGCGAGTAGGGGCGCTGAATCAGGCCCTTCTCGGCGGGGGCGTCTTCTACCCAGCCCTGGGCGGCGGCCAGAAACTCGGCCCGGATCTCTTCGCGCTCGCTCTGGGGCAGGCGGCGGAAGGCGGGGTCCAGCTTGAAAAAGGCGTAGTTCAGAAACTGCCGCTGGGCGCGGTCCGGTTCTCTCTGGGTTACCTGACCGCTGGGGTCCAGGTCCACCATCATTTTCGGGCGACCACCGGGGGCGCCAGCCGGACGCCCACCCGCTGCGGGCGGTGCCCCCTCGGGGCGCTGGCCTTCTGACCGCTCGCCGTTCACAGGGTCCCCACTCACTGGGCCACCACCTGACCGCGCAGGTCGTGGGTCAGGCCAAAGTTGGCGCGGTACAGGGA contains these protein-coding regions:
- a CDS encoding threonine aldolase family protein: MTLPVLADLRSDTVTTPTPAMREAMAQAPVGDDVYGEDPTVNALQAEVARLTGHEAGLFMPSGTMTNQVAIALHTRRGEEVICAEGSHIYEWELGMMATFSGVVPRFVPAPLGVPAPEDVRAAVRRSVHQSPSGVIVLENTHNKAGGTIIPPEVVHQIRAVATEEGLPFHLDGARVYNAAVALGVELHEITGMFDTVSVCLSKGLGAPVGSVLTGSAAAMKQAHRYRKMMGGGMRQAGVLAAAALVALREGPARLAEDHRRARVLAEALVNAGFEVNLAAVQTNIVYATVPDAAGRAAAWAERGVLANALGPESVRFVLHHQIDDEALDRALEVLTA
- a CDS encoding chlorite dismutase family protein, with the protein product MMVDLDPSGQVTQREPDRAQRQFLNYAFFKLDPAFRRLPQSEREEIRAEFLAAAQGWVEDAPAEKGLIQRPYSLVGVRGDVDFMLWRIAFDVREFQEAQGRLNRTRLMGYLTQPYNFVSMNKRSQYVNRVEGSGHGLEILPGQGKFLFIYPFVKTRAWYDLTPHSRQGMMDEHIFASGPFKGVRINTSYSYGIDDQEFVVSFDSDHPQEFVDLVHRLRYTEASMYTLQDTPMFTCVKKDLGEVLADLG